Proteins from a single region of Candidatus Dormiibacterota bacterium:
- the kdpC gene encoding potassium-transporting ATPase subunit KdpC: MKTSLPAEVLRALRATLVIAVIGGLLYPLAMTGLAQGLFHDQANGGLISSGSKVVGARLIGQNFTSDRYFNGRPSATVDENDPTKTKPYNAANSAGDNLAPSNQALIDAVRQRVEAVRKANPTLHGDVPIDLVTTDFSGFDPDISPAAALLQVDRVARARGLDAGRVRTLVDQHTDGASLAIFGAPHVNVLALNLALDAMPSS; this comes from the coding sequence ATGAAGACCTCCCTCCCCGCCGAGGTGCTGCGGGCGCTCCGCGCCACCCTGGTGATCGCCGTGATCGGCGGCCTCCTCTACCCCCTGGCGATGACCGGCCTGGCCCAGGGACTGTTCCACGACCAGGCCAACGGCGGCCTGATCAGCTCGGGGAGCAAGGTGGTCGGCGCCCGGCTCATCGGCCAGAACTTCACCTCGGACAGGTACTTCAACGGCCGTCCCTCGGCGACCGTCGACGAGAACGACCCCACCAAGACCAAGCCCTACAACGCCGCCAACTCCGCCGGCGACAACCTGGCGCCGAGCAACCAGGCGCTGATCGACGCCGTCCGGCAGCGCGTCGAGGCGGTGCGCAAGGCCAATCCCACGCTGCACGGCGACGTCCCCATCGACCTGGTCACCACCGACTTCTCCGGCTTCGACCCGGACATCAGCCCGGCCGCCGCCCTGCTCCAGGTCGACCGGGTCGCCAGGGCCCGTGGGCTCGACGCCGGGAGGGTGCGGACGCTCGTGGACCAGCACACCGACGGCGCGTCGCTCGCGATCTTCGGCGCGCCGCACGTCAACGTGCTCGCCCTCAACCTCGCGCTCGACGCCATGCCGAGCAGCTAG